The Micromonospora sp. NBC_01740 genome includes a window with the following:
- a CDS encoding GerMN domain-containing protein: MLGLLGGCGVPTERAPRAVAPPPGPFPSPGAIVATPTPTLTAGRTTEVLCFVSDDRLVRVERRVDGTPTVDAQLQHLLAGPTTAERDRGLTTALPGAVPVAAARPRGNEVDVDLGGAGDETGRSDEVLAFGQIVCTLTARSDVDTVAFFRGGAPLGVPRADGSLSRRPLAADDYAGLVAPR; the protein is encoded by the coding sequence GTGCTGGGGCTGCTGGGCGGCTGCGGCGTCCCGACCGAGCGCGCCCCGCGCGCCGTGGCACCCCCGCCCGGGCCGTTCCCCTCGCCGGGGGCGATCGTGGCGACACCGACCCCCACCCTGACGGCGGGGCGGACGACGGAGGTGCTCTGCTTCGTCAGCGACGACCGGCTGGTCCGCGTCGAGCGTCGGGTCGACGGCACGCCCACCGTCGACGCCCAGCTCCAGCACCTGCTGGCCGGCCCGACCACCGCCGAGCGCGACCGGGGCCTGACGACGGCGCTGCCCGGGGCCGTGCCGGTCGCCGCTGCCCGGCCGCGGGGCAACGAGGTCGACGTGGACCTCGGCGGGGCCGGCGACGAGACGGGCCGCAGCGACGAGGTCCTCGCCTTCGGGCAGATCGTCTGCACCCTGACCGCCCGTTCCGACGTCGACACCGTGGCCTTCTTCCGGGGCGGGGCCCCGCTGGGGGTGCCGCGCGCCGACGGGTCGCTGTCCCGGCGACCCCTGGCCGCCGACGACTACGCCGGCCTCGTGGCACCCCGCTGA
- a CDS encoding response regulator transcription factor has product MTDVLVIEDDDRIRLALLLALEDEGYRVRGVATAEEGLLRQRREPADTVLVDLMLPGLDGFECIRRLRRDDDVPIVVVSARDDTHDIVAALEAGADDYVVKPVAIKELSARLRALRRRARAAPDPVPVLTFGQLEISPDAGEVRLAGQPVPVTRTEFRLLCELAEHAGRVLSRHQLLQRVWGYDTGDERLVDVHVGRLRQKIEDDPGNPRHLVTLRGLGYKLTR; this is encoded by the coding sequence ATGACGGACGTGCTGGTGATCGAGGACGACGACCGGATCCGTCTGGCGTTGCTGCTCGCGCTCGAGGACGAGGGGTACCGCGTCCGGGGCGTGGCCACCGCCGAGGAGGGACTGCTGCGGCAGCGCCGGGAGCCGGCCGACACCGTACTGGTCGACCTGATGCTGCCGGGCCTCGACGGCTTCGAGTGCATCCGGCGGCTGCGCCGCGACGACGACGTGCCGATCGTGGTGGTCAGCGCCCGCGACGACACCCACGACATCGTCGCAGCGCTGGAGGCGGGGGCCGACGACTACGTGGTCAAGCCGGTGGCGATCAAGGAACTGTCGGCGCGGCTGCGCGCCCTACGGCGCCGGGCCCGGGCGGCGCCCGACCCCGTACCGGTGCTCACCTTCGGGCAGCTGGAGATCAGCCCGGACGCCGGGGAGGTACGCCTGGCGGGGCAGCCGGTGCCGGTCACCCGCACCGAGTTCCGGCTGCTGTGCGAGCTGGCCGAGCACGCCGGCCGGGTGCTGTCGCGCCACCAGCTGCTGCAACGGGTCTGGGGCTACGACACCGGTGACGAGCGGCTCGTCGACGTGCACGTGGGTCGGCTGCGACAGAAGATCGAGGACGATCCGGGCAACCCCCGGCACCTGGTCACCCTGCGCGGCCTCGGCTACAAGCTGACCCGGTGA
- a CDS encoding sensor histidine kinase, whose amino-acid sequence MRRLGLRARVSAGFAVGALLLSASMALVSYELTRRSLLDERERTAVRAAYFDAAVVRTGLDTEALDVVEVLRSLDTGGNRRPLLHRGDDWYARTADAGLTAAIPVDLQQLVHAGEPAVQRVRVNGQPTLLVGLPLAPSTSYYELTSLRELDQTLRVLALALTAVAIVVAGSGAALGWYATRHSLRPLTAVADAAQEIAAGNFSARLAATTDPDLTRLSTSFNHMVDQLSRRIERDRRFAADVSHELRSPLQTLSAAASVLARRRAHLDERTATAAGLVADEITRFQQLVDDLIQLARSDQPVDRAPVDVAALARRACQVRGLPATLVRVGAGVPPTWLVDERRVEQILANLVDNALRHGGGPVAVRLSQRNGTGIVEVDDEGPGVPPEDRDPIFDRFVRGRAAHSRGDGDGTGLGLAIVAQHAAAHRGRAGAGDRPGGGARFRVELPGVLP is encoded by the coding sequence GTGAGGCGCCTCGGACTGCGGGCCCGGGTGTCCGCCGGTTTCGCGGTCGGCGCACTGCTGCTGTCGGCCTCGATGGCGCTGGTCTCGTACGAACTGACCAGGCGATCCCTGCTGGACGAGCGGGAGCGCACCGCCGTGCGGGCGGCGTACTTCGACGCGGCGGTGGTGCGTACCGGCCTGGACACGGAGGCCCTCGACGTGGTGGAGGTGCTGCGGTCCCTCGACACCGGCGGCAACCGCCGGCCGCTGCTGCACCGCGGCGACGACTGGTACGCCCGTACGGCCGACGCCGGCCTGACCGCCGCCATCCCGGTCGACCTGCAACAGCTCGTCCACGCCGGGGAACCGGCAGTGCAGCGGGTCCGGGTCAACGGCCAGCCCACCCTGCTCGTCGGCCTGCCGCTGGCCCCGTCCACCAGCTACTACGAGCTGACGTCGCTGCGCGAGCTGGACCAGACCCTGCGGGTCCTGGCGCTGGCACTGACCGCCGTGGCCATCGTGGTCGCCGGGTCCGGCGCCGCCCTGGGCTGGTACGCCACCCGACACAGTTTGCGGCCGCTGACGGCGGTGGCCGACGCCGCGCAGGAGATCGCGGCGGGCAACTTCTCCGCCCGGCTCGCCGCGACCACCGACCCCGACCTCACCCGGCTCTCCACGTCCTTCAACCACATGGTCGACCAGCTCTCCCGGCGTATCGAGCGGGACCGGCGCTTCGCCGCGGACGTCAGCCACGAGCTGCGCTCGCCGTTGCAGACCCTCTCGGCCGCGGCCAGCGTCCTGGCCCGTCGCCGGGCCCATCTCGACGAGCGCACCGCCACCGCCGCCGGCCTCGTGGCCGACGAGATCACCCGGTTCCAGCAGTTGGTCGACGACCTCATCCAGCTGGCCCGCAGCGACCAGCCGGTGGACCGGGCGCCGGTGGACGTGGCGGCGCTGGCCCGCCGCGCCTGTCAGGTCCGTGGGCTGCCGGCCACGCTCGTCCGGGTCGGCGCGGGTGTCCCGCCCACCTGGCTGGTCGACGAGCGTCGGGTCGAGCAGATCCTGGCCAACCTGGTCGACAACGCGCTGCGCCACGGCGGCGGGCCGGTGGCCGTGCGGCTGTCGCAGCGGAACGGGACGGGGATCGTCGAGGTCGACGACGAGGGGCCGGGCGTGCCGCCGGAGGACCGTGACCCCATCTTCGACCGCTTCGTCCGTGGCCGGGCCGCGCACTCGCGTGGCGACGGCGACGGCACCGGGCTCGGGCTGGCCATCGTCGCGCAGCACGCCGCCGCGCACCGGGGGCGGGCCGGCGCGGGCGACCGCCCCGGCGGGGGTGCCCGCTTCCGGGTCGAGCTGCCCGGGGTGCTGCCGTGA
- a CDS encoding FUSC family protein: MRQWWRGARGRIRADGMTVVELTLAATVAWMLAARVIGHPDPFFAPTAALVVLGEARGRRVRQTVEILLGVAAGVLVAELLVYALGPGTGTVFLVLLLTTGLMVAIGARTTLVVQAAVSAMYLVAVAAPSGTLMPFRFVDALIGGAVALAASQLLAARDPLAPLVREARQSFADLAEVLDALDDALARCDETAARTALDRARELDDCVDRLRTAVRATGETLRFRVRRRRHVGQVREVEATARQLDYAVRNVRVLARAGVTLTRLCTDTPPELGDAIPALAAAVRAAGEAVATDLTGEDAARHAARADEAAMTAVRVAGRLLASDPALPVTMIVGQIRATAIDLLRGVGHDDVAVLERVDEALGVVPAQVASQRSESA, encoded by the coding sequence GTGCGACAGTGGTGGCGGGGCGCGCGCGGGCGGATCCGCGCCGACGGCATGACCGTGGTCGAGCTGACCCTCGCCGCGACCGTCGCCTGGATGCTCGCCGCGCGGGTGATCGGCCACCCGGACCCGTTCTTCGCGCCCACGGCCGCGCTGGTCGTCCTCGGCGAGGCACGGGGGCGGCGGGTCCGGCAGACGGTGGAGATCCTGCTCGGGGTCGCGGCTGGGGTGCTCGTCGCCGAGCTGCTGGTGTACGCGCTCGGCCCCGGCACCGGCACCGTCTTCCTGGTGCTGCTGCTGACCACCGGCCTGATGGTGGCGATCGGGGCGCGCACCACCCTCGTGGTGCAGGCGGCGGTCTCCGCGATGTACCTGGTGGCGGTCGCCGCGCCCAGCGGCACGCTGATGCCCTTCCGATTCGTCGACGCGCTGATCGGCGGCGCGGTCGCGCTGGCCGCGAGCCAGCTCCTGGCGGCCCGCGACCCCCTCGCCCCGCTGGTGCGGGAGGCCCGGCAGAGCTTCGCCGACCTCGCCGAGGTGCTCGACGCGCTCGACGACGCGCTCGCCCGCTGCGACGAGACCGCCGCCCGGACCGCGCTGGACCGGGCCCGGGAACTGGACGACTGCGTGGACCGGCTGCGCACGGCGGTCCGGGCCACCGGGGAGACGCTGCGGTTCCGGGTCCGCCGGCGGCGGCACGTCGGGCAGGTACGGGAGGTGGAGGCGACCGCCCGGCAGCTGGACTACGCCGTGCGCAACGTCCGGGTCCTGGCCCGCGCCGGGGTGACGCTGACCCGGCTGTGCACCGACACGCCGCCGGAACTGGGCGACGCGATCCCCGCCCTGGCCGCCGCCGTACGCGCCGCTGGCGAGGCCGTCGCGACGGACCTGACCGGCGAGGACGCCGCCCGGCACGCCGCCCGGGCCGACGAGGCGGCCATGACCGCGGTCCGGGTCGCCGGCCGGCTGCTCGCGTCCGACCCGGCGCTGCCCGTCACGATGATCGTCGGCCAGATCCGGGCGACCGCCATCGACCTGCTGCGCGGGGTCGGCCACGACGACGTCGCCGTGCTGGAGCGGGTGGACGAGGCGCTCGGGGTGGTGCCCGCTCAGGTGGCGTCGCAGCGCTCCGAGAGCGCGTAG
- a CDS encoding RibD family protein has protein sequence MTDRPYVLLSCATSMDGYLDDASGQRLLLSNEADLDRVDAVRAGCDAILVGAGTVRRDDPRLLVRSARRRAERVARGLPASPTKVTVTGCGDLDPTARFFTTGDADRIVYCATPAVAKTGERLAGRAAVVDAGEPVDPAWLLADLAGRGVDRLMVEGGASVLGQFLTAGLADELHLVLAPFFVGDGRAPRFVGDGSFPWHPGRRARVAETRQIGDVVLVRYALSERCDAT, from the coding sequence GTGACTGACCGCCCGTACGTCCTGCTCAGCTGCGCCACGTCGATGGACGGCTACCTCGACGACGCGAGCGGGCAGCGGCTGCTGCTGTCCAACGAGGCCGACCTGGACCGGGTCGACGCGGTCCGGGCGGGCTGCGACGCGATCCTGGTCGGCGCGGGCACGGTCCGCCGCGACGACCCGCGTCTGCTGGTCCGTTCCGCGCGACGGCGCGCCGAACGGGTCGCGCGGGGCCTGCCCGCCTCCCCGACCAAGGTGACGGTGACCGGCTGCGGCGACCTGGACCCGACGGCCCGCTTCTTCACCACCGGCGACGCCGACCGGATCGTCTACTGTGCCACCCCGGCCGTGGCGAAGACGGGGGAGCGGCTGGCGGGCCGGGCCGCCGTGGTGGACGCGGGCGAGCCGGTGGACCCGGCGTGGCTGCTGGCGGACCTGGCCGGCCGGGGCGTGGACCGGCTGATGGTGGAGGGCGGGGCGAGCGTGCTCGGGCAGTTCCTCACCGCGGGCCTCGCCGACGAGCTGCACCTGGTCCTGGCCCCGTTCTTCGTCGGTGACGGGCGGGCGCCCCGGTTCGTCGGCGACGGGAGCTTCCCCTGGCATCCCGGTCGCCGGGCGCGGGTGGCGGAGACCCGCCAGATCGGCGACGTCGTGCTGGTCCGCTACGCGCTCTCGGAGCGCTGCGACGCCACCTGA
- a CDS encoding methyltransferase domain-containing protein: MTGHLPPRFAHWLALREPADAAARAEDLVDLVRPRLAGAGPLVVHDLGAGTGAMARWLAPRLPGPQHWILHDRDADLLARAAAGMPAAAGDGGPVTVEVRCGDLTRLTAADLADASLVTASALLDMLTAQEVERLVAACAGAGRPALLALSVTGRVRLTPADPWDGRIADAFNDHQRRTVDGRLLGPDAVHACAAAFARHGVDVVLRPSPWRLGPQRAELVGEWFTGWLDAACEQRPELTGPTRAYAGRRRAEIAAGRLDVLVEHLDLLAGCG, encoded by the coding sequence ATGACCGGGCACCTGCCGCCGCGCTTCGCGCACTGGCTGGCGCTGCGGGAGCCCGCCGACGCGGCGGCCCGCGCCGAGGACCTGGTGGACCTGGTCCGCCCCCGGCTGGCCGGCGCCGGACCGCTCGTCGTGCACGACCTCGGCGCTGGCACCGGCGCGATGGCCCGGTGGCTCGCGCCGCGACTGCCCGGCCCGCAGCACTGGATCCTGCACGACCGGGACGCCGACCTGCTCGCCCGCGCGGCCGCCGGGATGCCCGCCGCCGCGGGCGACGGCGGCCCGGTCACCGTCGAGGTGCGCTGCGGCGACCTCACCCGGCTGACGGCCGCCGACCTCGCCGACGCGTCGTTGGTCACCGCGTCCGCGCTGCTGGACATGCTCACCGCGCAGGAGGTCGAGCGGCTCGTCGCGGCCTGCGCCGGGGCGGGCCGCCCGGCCCTGCTGGCCCTGTCGGTGACCGGTCGGGTGCGGCTCACCCCGGCGGATCCGTGGGACGGGCGGATCGCCGACGCGTTCAACGACCACCAGCGACGCACGGTCGACGGGCGCCTGCTCGGGCCGGACGCCGTGCACGCCTGCGCGGCGGCGTTCGCCCGGCACGGCGTCGACGTGGTCCTGCGGCCCAGCCCGTGGCGGCTCGGCCCGCAGCGGGCGGAGCTGGTTGGCGAGTGGTTCACCGGCTGGCTCGACGCCGCCTGCGAGCAGCGGCCAGAGCTGACGGGCCCGACCCGGGCGTACGCCGGCCGGCGCCGCGCCGAGATCGCCGCCGGCCGGCTCGACGTGCTGGTCGAGCACCTCGACCTGCTGGCCGGCTGTGGCTGA
- a CDS encoding 6-pyruvoyl trahydropterin synthase family protein has product MFSVTVRDHMMIAHSFRGEVFGPAQRLHGATFVVDATFRRPDLDADGVVVDIGLATDQLKAVLGELTYRNLDDDPAFAGVNTTTEVLARAVADRLAERVRAGDLGAGARALAGITVTLHESHVAWASYERSL; this is encoded by the coding sequence GTGTTCAGCGTGACCGTACGAGACCACATGATGATCGCCCACAGCTTCCGGGGGGAGGTGTTCGGTCCGGCGCAGCGCCTGCACGGGGCGACCTTCGTCGTGGACGCCACCTTCCGCCGCCCCGACCTCGACGCCGACGGCGTGGTGGTCGACATCGGGCTCGCCACCGACCAGCTCAAGGCGGTGCTCGGGGAACTGACCTACCGCAACCTCGACGACGACCCGGCCTTCGCCGGGGTGAACACGACCACCGAGGTGCTGGCCCGCGCGGTCGCCGACCGTCTCGCCGAGCGGGTACGCGCCGGCGACCTCGGCGCGGGCGCGCGCGCCCTGGCCGGCATCACCGTCACGCTGCACGAGTCGCACGTCGCCTGGGCCAGCTACGAACGGTCGCTCTGA
- a CDS encoding GlsB/YeaQ/YmgE family stress response membrane protein produces MTVAGLLTALAVGLLVAGAGWWVTPRRREVPAWLALVAGIVTALLGVILARIVGLDTDRSGAWRVGVPAASAVVGVALVAATAGPRRAAAPPRGTGPDLDTAQTPPVAGRRVARPDLPWRKTR; encoded by the coding sequence ATGACCGTCGCCGGTCTCCTCACCGCGCTCGCCGTCGGTCTCCTCGTCGCCGGGGCGGGCTGGTGGGTGACCCCGCGCCGGCGGGAGGTGCCGGCCTGGCTGGCCCTGGTGGCGGGGATCGTCACCGCGCTGCTCGGCGTCATCCTGGCCCGCATCGTCGGCCTCGACACCGACCGGTCGGGCGCGTGGCGCGTCGGCGTGCCGGCCGCCTCGGCCGTCGTCGGCGTCGCCCTCGTGGCGGCCACGGCCGGTCCCCGGCGCGCCGCCGCCCCGCCGCGCGGGACGGGGCCGGACCTCGACACCGCCCAGACGCCGCCGGTCGCGGGCCGGCGCGTGGCACGGCCCGACCTCCCGTGGAGGAAGACACGATGA
- a CDS encoding glycosyltransferase family 4 protein, which yields MATVHVVLPNDIDDPAEPSGGNGYDRRLCRGLAAAGWTVREHAVPGDWPRPDRAARAGLATVLAALPDGSPVLLDGLVASCVPEVLATHARRLRLVVLVHLPLEHDAEAAALAAAGAVVTTSEWTRRRLLDRYALPADRVHVARPGVDPAPPAPGSPAGGNLLCVAALAPHKGHAVLVEALAAVADLPWGCVCVGPLTRDPGFVAALRRRVTGHGLADRVRLVGPRTGAALHAAYAAADLLVLASRRETYGMVVTEALARGVPVLATAAGGLPEALGRAPDGAAPGLLVPPDDPAALAGALRRWLGEPDLRRALRRAARGRRRTLDDWTVPATVAGAVLAGTAAA from the coding sequence ATGGCGACGGTGCACGTCGTGCTGCCGAACGACATCGACGACCCGGCCGAGCCGAGCGGCGGCAACGGCTACGACCGCCGGCTCTGCCGGGGCCTCGCGGCGGCCGGCTGGACGGTCCGCGAACACGCCGTGCCCGGCGACTGGCCCCGCCCCGACCGGGCTGCCCGCGCCGGGCTCGCCACGGTGCTCGCGGCGCTGCCCGACGGGTCGCCGGTCCTGCTCGACGGGCTGGTCGCCTCCTGCGTGCCGGAGGTGCTCGCCACGCACGCCCGGCGGCTGCGCCTCGTCGTCCTCGTGCACCTGCCGCTGGAGCACGACGCCGAGGCCGCCGCCCTGGCCGCCGCCGGCGCGGTCGTCACCACCAGCGAGTGGACCCGGCGGCGGCTGCTCGACCGGTACGCGCTGCCGGCCGACCGGGTGCACGTGGCCCGGCCCGGCGTGGACCCGGCCCCGCCCGCGCCCGGGTCACCGGCCGGCGGAAACCTGCTCTGCGTCGCCGCCCTCGCCCCGCACAAGGGGCACGCCGTGCTGGTGGAGGCACTGGCGGCGGTCGCCGACCTGCCCTGGGGCTGTGTCTGCGTGGGGCCGCTGACCCGGGACCCGGGGTTCGTGGCGGCCCTGCGGCGGCGGGTGACCGGGCACGGTCTCGCCGACCGGGTGCGCCTGGTCGGCCCGCGCACCGGGGCGGCCCTGCACGCCGCGTACGCCGCCGCCGACCTGCTGGTGCTGGCCTCGCGCCGGGAGACGTACGGGATGGTGGTCACCGAGGCCCTCGCGCGGGGCGTGCCAGTGCTCGCCACGGCGGCCGGCGGGCTGCCCGAGGCCCTGGGCCGCGCGCCCGACGGCGCGGCGCCGGGACTGCTCGTGCCGCCCGACGACCCGGCGGCCCTGGCCGGCGCGCTGCGGCGCTGGCTCGGCGAGCCCGACCTGCGTCGGGCGCTGCGGCGGGCGGCGCGCGGGCGGCGGCGCACGCTCGACGACTGGACGGTTCCCGCGACCGTCGCGGGCGCGGTGCTGGCCGGGACGGCCGCGGCATGA
- a CDS encoding GTP cyclohydrolase II, which yields MSESPPAATVRTQVTVPLRFPDGYLTTARVFSFDGLVDGREHLAFGLGDRAGPVDRATARPSPPLVRPHSECLTGDVFGSRRCDCGPQLREAVERIADAGGYLLYLRQEGRGIGLYAKLDAYALQDAGLDTYEANLALGHQPDERDYTVAAQMLAALGVDRAALLSNNPDKAAQLQRLGVTVTARVPTGVHLSPANAGYLAAKAGRGGHALDLPFVRD from the coding sequence ATGTCCGAATCCCCGCCCGCCGCCACGGTCCGTACGCAGGTCACCGTGCCGCTGCGGTTCCCCGACGGATACCTCACCACCGCCCGGGTGTTCTCCTTCGACGGTCTCGTCGACGGCCGGGAGCACCTCGCGTTCGGCCTGGGTGACCGGGCCGGCCCCGTCGACAGGGCCACGGCGCGCCCGTCGCCGCCGCTGGTCCGCCCGCACAGCGAGTGCCTGACCGGGGACGTGTTCGGCAGCCGGCGCTGCGACTGCGGCCCCCAACTGCGCGAGGCGGTCGAACGCATCGCCGACGCCGGCGGCTACCTGCTCTACCTGCGGCAGGAGGGACGCGGCATCGGCCTGTACGCCAAGCTCGACGCGTACGCGTTGCAGGACGCCGGGCTGGACACCTACGAGGCGAACCTGGCGCTGGGCCACCAGCCCGACGAGCGGGACTACACCGTGGCCGCGCAGATGCTCGCCGCTTTGGGCGTGGACCGGGCCGCCCTGTTGAGCAACAACCCGGACAAGGCGGCACAGCTTCAGCGGCTCGGGGTGACGGTCACCGCGCGCGTACCCACCGGGGTGCACCTGTCCCCGGCGAACGCCGGCTACCTGGCGGCGAAGGCCGGGCGTGGCGGGCACGCCCTCGACCTGCCCTTCGTCCGTGACTGA
- a CDS encoding lysylphosphatidylglycerol synthase transmembrane domain-containing protein: protein MVARRCWPWVRTLGGGGVLAVLLGWLGAGPFLAGLRLVDGPALAAAVAIGALTTGCCAWRWSLVANGLGVRLPLPTALAHCYRAVFLNSTLPGGVLGDVHRAVRHGRDVGDVGRGVRAVVWERVAGQVVLAAVAVVVLAAFPSPVRPHLPVVAALLAAAGLGVVLLARALPTAGPSRWARAARAAVADVRAGLLGRRAWLGVLVASTVAVAGHLATFVLAARTAGSTAPLTLLVPLTLLALLAMGVPVNVAGFGPREGVAAWAFGAAGLSAAEGVATATVYGVLVLAASLPGAAVLLVRRARVPAGTV, encoded by the coding sequence CTGGTGGCGCGCCGGTGCTGGCCATGGGTGCGGACGCTCGGCGGCGGGGGCGTGCTGGCCGTGCTGCTGGGCTGGCTGGGTGCCGGCCCGTTCCTCGCCGGGCTCCGCCTGGTCGACGGCCCGGCGCTGGCCGCCGCCGTCGCCATCGGAGCGCTGACCACAGGCTGCTGCGCCTGGCGGTGGAGCCTCGTCGCCAACGGGCTGGGGGTGCGGCTGCCGCTGCCGACGGCGCTCGCGCACTGCTACCGGGCGGTGTTCCTGAACTCGACTCTCCCCGGCGGTGTGCTCGGCGACGTGCACCGGGCGGTGCGGCACGGCCGCGACGTCGGCGACGTCGGCCGGGGGGTGCGCGCGGTGGTGTGGGAACGCGTCGCCGGGCAGGTCGTGCTGGCCGCCGTGGCGGTGGTCGTGCTCGCCGCGTTCCCGTCGCCGGTGCGGCCCCACCTGCCGGTGGTGGCGGCGCTGCTGGCCGCCGCCGGGCTGGGCGTCGTCCTGCTGGCCCGCGCGCTGCCCACCGCCGGGCCGTCGCGGTGGGCGCGCGCGGCGCGTGCGGCGGTGGCCGACGTGCGCGCCGGGCTGCTCGGCCGCCGCGCCTGGCTGGGCGTGCTCGTGGCCTCCACCGTGGCCGTCGCCGGCCACCTCGCCACGTTCGTGCTGGCCGCGCGTACCGCCGGCTCCACCGCGCCGCTGACCCTGCTGGTGCCGCTGACCCTGCTGGCGCTGCTGGCCATGGGGGTGCCGGTGAACGTCGCCGGCTTCGGCCCCCGCGAGGGCGTGGCCGCGTGGGCGTTCGGCGCCGCCGGCCTGAGCGCCGCCGAGGGCGTCGCCACCGCCACGGTGTACGGGGTCCTGGTGCTCGCCGCCAGCCTGCCCGGCGCCGCCGTCCTGCTGGTCCGCCGTGCCCGCGTGCCCGCCGGCACCGTCTGA
- a CDS encoding STAS domain-containing protein — protein MTVVPDEHLMTLICDSCGDTTTGTACVLPDAEVVWTLVAEHGWSGSPFATGPHRCPPCSLPGLGGDATGQGGPPGVDHLDDVAAVTAAGNVDVDTADELRAALRQAVDVGGHVVVDLTRVRLIDAGGLALLVRAHRDARERGAVLCLAAPSRFIRTVLHTMRLDGLFPVFASPQEALRRLSPGGAGDTAGLAAVAAGPGPRGRRAAAATEASSR, from the coding sequence ATGACCGTCGTACCGGACGAGCACCTGATGACGTTGATCTGCGACAGCTGCGGGGACACGACCACGGGCACCGCCTGCGTCCTGCCCGACGCCGAGGTCGTCTGGACCCTGGTGGCCGAACACGGCTGGAGCGGCTCGCCGTTCGCCACGGGCCCGCACCGCTGTCCCCCGTGCAGCCTGCCGGGTCTCGGGGGCGACGCCACGGGTCAGGGCGGGCCGCCGGGCGTGGACCATCTCGACGACGTCGCGGCGGTGACGGCCGCCGGGAACGTCGACGTCGACACCGCCGACGAGCTGCGGGCCGCCCTGCGGCAGGCGGTGGACGTCGGCGGGCACGTGGTGGTCGACCTGACCCGGGTGCGCCTCATCGACGCCGGCGGGCTCGCGCTGCTCGTCCGGGCCCACCGCGACGCCCGGGAGCGTGGCGCCGTGCTCTGCCTGGCCGCTCCGTCCCGTTTCATCCGCACCGTGCTGCACACCATGCGGCTCGACGGGCTGTTCCCGGTCTTCGCGAGCCCGCAGGAGGCGCTCCGGCGGCTCTCCCCGGGCGGGGCAGGTGACACCGCGGGGCTGGCGGCCGTCGCCGCCGGGCCGGGTCCGCGCGGCCGCCGTGCGGCGGCGGCGACCGAGGCGTCGTCCCGCTGA
- a CDS encoding zinc-dependent alcohol dehydrogenase, with amino-acid sequence MTGEARAFWLRTPGEGEIRSAPLADPGPDEVLVRSRYSGVSRGTETLVFAGRVPADQHAAMRAPFQEGDFPAPVKYGYLNVGVVERGPDELRGRTVFCLHPHQTAYVVPAGAVVPVPDAVPPARAVLAGTVETAVNALWDAAPLVGDRVSVVGGGMVGCCVAALLARFPGVRVELVDTDPARATVAAALGVGFAPPKEAAGGRDLVVHASATAAGLQRSLELLRPEGTVVELSWYGDRTVALALGGAFHSGRLSVRGSQVGAVAPARRGSRSFADRLGLALELLADPAFDALLTGESRFAELPDVLARLTAGSLPALCHLITYDGE; translated from the coding sequence GTGACCGGTGAGGCGCGCGCCTTCTGGCTGCGTACGCCCGGCGAGGGTGAGATCCGGTCGGCACCGCTCGCCGACCCCGGCCCGGACGAGGTGCTCGTCCGCAGCCGGTACTCCGGCGTCAGCCGGGGCACGGAGACGCTGGTCTTCGCCGGCCGCGTCCCCGCCGACCAGCACGCGGCGATGCGCGCCCCGTTCCAGGAGGGGGACTTCCCGGCGCCGGTGAAGTACGGCTACCTCAACGTGGGGGTGGTCGAGCGGGGCCCGGACGAGCTGCGGGGCCGGACCGTGTTCTGCCTGCACCCGCACCAGACCGCGTACGTGGTCCCGGCCGGCGCGGTGGTGCCCGTGCCGGACGCGGTGCCGCCCGCCCGCGCGGTGCTCGCCGGGACGGTGGAGACGGCGGTGAACGCGCTCTGGGACGCCGCGCCCCTGGTCGGCGACCGGGTGAGCGTGGTCGGCGGCGGCATGGTCGGCTGCTGCGTGGCGGCGCTGCTCGCCCGCTTTCCGGGCGTGCGGGTGGAGCTGGTCGACACCGACCCGGCCCGGGCGACCGTCGCCGCCGCACTCGGCGTCGGCTTCGCCCCGCCGAAGGAGGCCGCCGGCGGGCGGGACCTCGTGGTGCACGCCAGCGCCACCGCCGCCGGCCTGCAACGCTCGCTGGAGCTGCTCCGGCCGGAGGGCACCGTCGTCGAGCTGAGCTGGTACGGCGACCGCACCGTCGCGCTGGCGCTGGGCGGGGCGTTCCACTCCGGACGGCTGAGCGTGCGCGGCAGCCAGGTGGGCGCCGTCGCGCCGGCCCGACGGGGCAGCCGCAGCTTCGCCGACCGGCTGGGGCTCGCCCTGGAGCTGCTCGCCGATCCCGCCTTCGACGCGCTGCTCACCGGCGAGTCCCGCTTCGCGGAGCTGCCCGACGTGCTGGCCCGGCTGACCGCCGGCAGTCTCCCCGCACTGTGCCACCTCATCACCTACGACGGAGAGTGA